The Leptidea sinapis chromosome 46, ilLepSina1.1, whole genome shotgun sequence sequence CTCTAATCTGCCCCCTGACAACTTAACCTCCTCTTTGTTCTGTAAGCTGCCAGTTGgttacaaacgtttttaacacaaACGATCAGCAAGCCAGTCGAGCTTCAACAGTCGCCTGGCATGGTTGCCTTCTAATACCATATTTGTACATTAAGtgaagtaattgtaaattctaataaacCGCTTATTGTAAAGACGACGTTTTACTGGCTCGaccttaaaacttatttaaaggTAACTTTTTAagagtaacattataattaacaagTACCCACCGAAATGATGACGACAATTTGGGACTTCAAAGGATGCCAATTGTCAAGTGAGCAAATTTGATGACAATCTTCCACTTCTGTGTAATGACATAATTTCTGACTATATACCTGATACTCAAGTATTggctcaataaaataatatcaatgaaaaaaaatgtcgtgtattttaatttttgttgataCAATCATGTTTATGAATTggaattttattttctacagTATGGAATTTTTATATACTCTACAGTCTAAATTAATATGGGAATGTAAATGTTGTATACACATAATTTGAcctttatattaataacatgttataaataaggtgataaataaaaataataatatgataaggGAACATGGAAACTTGTGTTATATAAGGCAAGGTTTTTATTATCCACTGAGAACTGATAATCTATAGATATTTACCGAAACAATATCGACACATTGTAAgggaataacaaaataaaaaatattctgatTATTGAAATTCTAATTAACCACTGAAATGTGCACAAGTCAGCAGGACCTCATAAACAAaggaattataataaaaatagttgaatCAATGACAAGTGATACGATTAAGTCAGCTTCGTTGGAGATTATTATACATGATCGACACAGGGGTAGGGGATCACTTCTCGACAACCACACTTATACTCCGCTAGGGTTCTAGGGTCCTCCACCTTCTCACAACATTGAAAACTCATCATACGCCAGCAACCAATTTATCTTTTGACAAATAAATctgtacaaaatatattaaatatatactctGTAATGCTAAAAACTGTAACGCTACCTCATCAATAGTTCAATCacgattatttaaatgatttaataacaCAACTTCTTCACGATCGCGAACAAACATTAACGTTGGGCGGGCGCCCGGGCTCGAGACTTATATACAAACAAGTCAACATACAAACATCATATCCTCAGTCTCTCCGTCACATTCCACCGTCGCTGCTTATTCCGTGTATCGTCAGGCTTTACAAACTAATGTCGCGTCGAGACGCCTCCTTTGCTTACAGTCCGTGCGTGGCATCATAATATACATAGTTGAGTTTGATATAGCTAGCGGGCCGCGCGGTTAGTTCCGCTCGGCTTCCTCGCAGTCGCGCGAGATGTGACCCGGCTTGCCGCACACGTAGCAGGTCTTGGTGCCGTCGGGGCAGTTGCGTGATATGTGGCCCGACTTGTTACAGTTGTAACAGGTCTGGTTGGAGCTCTCCCGACCGCCTTCGGGGCAATTTCGCGCGATATGCCCTGTTTTGTTGCAGTTATAGCACGACGGCTCGTCGGGGCTCTGCGCGCATTCACGCGCTATGTGCCCCGTGCCGTTACATCTGTAAGCAATCAAAACACGACATTAATGGAACTGCTTTGAGAAGTGTTTGTGAATACTCATTCAAATACGATTACGAACAAGGaactgttattaattttatttaatatggcaAAATAATCATCATGATATTACCAAAGCAATAAACATGTTATGAATTTATTTCTATCGTACGCAGAATGTGGGCATTCATTAATGCAACACTATGAAAGTATGAATCATTCATTTGTTCAGCATCTTCATTTCTGTATATTATGTGCGGGGGAACCACTGGCCAAGTgaacttataaatattgattaccaataaaactatttgataTTTTGACCTCGAAGTGACTACATCATGATTTGTGGTTGTATTACTCACATTATCCACacttttattaatgaattaCAGTAAACTACTTGGACAGCTCTTAACCATCCTTGCAGATAAACATTACAtggtaaaaatgaaaatacatgCAAACTAGTTATAGGCTATCTACTAGCATGAGACTACCTCGCAGTTCACAATAAGTGTTTAAAATGTATACATAGtataataatcaaatcaaaaatttatttatttagcattttagtaaatagtatttgaaggacttcccttttaagttcgcagaacctgtgttagggaagaccgctctctccaacggataagaatgcttacacatttaacaaaaacataaattatacttaaataaaccaatcttaggcataaaataaacaaactaaaaattgtttcaatattgaagGTAGATTAATATTTACGTGGCTCacactaaacttgtaaataatatacctacacaaaaacaCTTTTCATCCTCTCAAGAATGTGCAAGAATCATATACTCCCCGCCAGGTATTTTCTTCCCATGATGGCCTAAGACTACGTTACTTCATCGTTATTGTCGTGTCGCTCACATCTATAGCGTTGTTTCACTCGAAAAAAGTTTGAGAACACTCACCGCAACGGATGACGTATTCTTAGGCCAATCACGTGACCCAACTGTCAACATTGACACGCAGCATGAAATGTTCCTTGTGTCAGAGAGCAGCTTGTCACCTGTCATTGGGACTCACCTGTAGCAACGGTCAGCCTCCTCCTTGCAGTCGCGCGCGAAGTGCCCCGTGCGGTTGCACTTGAAGCACTTCTCGCGCTGCCGGTTGAACTCAGGGTTCCGCGAAGCGACACCGCCCTGTGTGCACTCCCGGGCGAAGTGCCCGGTACGGTTGCACTTATAACATACGCTTGAACTCATTTCTGGAAACAATACAAACCCACCATTAAacaatacttacataatttatatggaaCTAGAGGAATGTCGCATAAAATGCTGGGAATGATCATAGTAGTGTATTTACTATCGTTTAGTTGGTGCTCTGGTGTTGTGTCGCTCAgtccttacaaaaaaaaatgtctacaACTacgaatttaattattgtatgctGTATTTCTatgttatttcatttttaagttAACTCTTATTTGTATGTTGTTTGTCCATGGCCCTAGAAAATTTAGTTGACTGTCACGGCTTGATGGATTTAATAATATCTTGTCTCCCTTCTTTTCATCCTTCGGACAAGTATCTCTTGGAAGCTATTGCAATCGCTAAATAGGTCTACAATTTAGCAATAATATGTACCACAtttgtttagtttaattattgtaacctttgtcctttaataaataaaaaaaaaacttttttataacattaaattttctGTATTATTAAGGAATATCTGCAAATGCAAGAAAAGTGCAAGATGTCGGGACTATTAAAGCCACATTTACAAATCACAACACACAATGATAAGAGGAGCTTGACCGGCCGCAGCGAGCTCAACTTGCACTTGTCCTAGTCGCCAATATGACTTGTTATAGTCTCAcgcatacattttatatttattcgtatTAATAATACTTTACGTATGTTTTCGTATTTATTACATTACTCTCAAACACAGAATCCTCTCCTTCTTCAGACGGCGTCGTCCTAATTTTATACCATAGGGGGGC is a genomic window containing:
- the LOC126978023 gene encoding CCHC-type zinc finger nucleic acid binding protein; amino-acid sequence: MSSSVCYKCNRTGHFARECTQGGVASRNPEFNRQREKCFKCNRTGHFARDCKEEADRCYRCNGTGHIARECAQSPDEPSCYNCNKTGHIARNCPEGGRESSNQTCYNCNKSGHISRNCPDGTKTCYVCGKPGHISRDCEEAERN